ATAGAGAGGTGCACTTAACACGCCCCCCACGTGCTGTCTGCCTCAGCCAATCACGCTTTGACACGTGTCAGAACGCCTCCCGCGTGCTCATTCAGCACGTCCCCCACGTGCTGCATACGTGGACCAATGCATGTTTGCCACATCAGCACGCCCCCCACGTGCTGACTCATCACGCCCCCTGCGTGCTTCCCCGTCTGAGCCATCCAGGTCTCGCCACGTCAACACGCCCCCTGCGTGCTGACTAAGCACACCCCCTGCGTGCTGCCTTGTTGGCACAACCTCATCCAGCCACGTCGCTTTCACGCCTCCCACGTAGTTTAGGCAACACGCCCCCTGCGTGTTGCACTACCATCTGACACGTCTACATACCTACAATACACACAGTATACCCATTTTCAGTCAatacactaaaatttttttcatatctAAATTAACGAGCTTATTACTGATATTTATTTCAACATTTTTTCCCTCCTCAATTTAACTTGTACATCTTGTGCGGTTTTGTGTATGTTAAAAAAGTTGCTTCGTGGTaattaaagtagaaaataatagttcacaaaaaacaataatttttcttttgataaaAAATCCCTAAAACTTTTATAAGGATACTGAAAAAACTAACACACGCATATATTAGCaatcattaattcaatttttatgaattgattgaatttttatttaataagcaAATTAAAAACAGCAGTAGGGATTTGATGACAACAAATATGATTACGAAATCTTAATAATCATCCAGCATTATATCTCAAATATCTATATCATCAGCAATGCATGTCATCAACAcaataacacacacacacattatGGCATGCACAACAACAATAATTCTTATTACTAAACCTACTATTTCAGTTATTCATGAGGATTTGAAGCCCTTGTTTAAGAACATGAACAAATCTTTGATAATGGACCCTCTTTAACACCAATCCAACCTCAACCCCTCCCTCCACGTGTCCACTTTCAGCAAGAGATATAGCCTTTGATGAATGCACCATTTCAACTTTCTTAGGCCTTCCAAATCCAAAGTCAGTCTCATACACACCCAACTTGTGCGAAGCCATCACATGAAACGCACTATTCCCCAACACAAACAACTTCATGAACAATGCCTTCCAATTTTCCGCACCCCGAAACGGCGAACTCTTCATGTCGTTTATACCCTTTTCTATTACCTTAACCGCATTCACAAAACCGTCTTCTCCTTTAAGTTCCATCCTCTTAAGCTTTGTTTGGCACTGTGTTATGCAATTCCCAAAGTAAGTAATTGGAATTGGATATCCGAGTAGATTGTTATTCCTACAATCAGCTGGAAAATGAAaatgctcttcttcttcttcttcttcttctcctccttcattGTTATCGTCATGTCTTGTAGTTTTAATTAAACTACTCCATACAAAACCACATATCACCATAAAGGTTGATAGATATTGCGGCGCTTTGTATCCGTTGCTTTTCTTCAATTTGTTCATCGCAAACCTTTTCATTGCTTCAATGCCTTCTCTACCAAACACAATTGTTGTTTTAACATAGTCCTCTTCCAATATTGATTCACCATTTTGACTTTGAGCTACGAGTTTGTCCTTCCATAAAGTCCTCTCGTTAAAATAGTCTTTCAACAAAACGGCCTCGAGCTCATTAGGATCCTTCAATATTTCCCTATCAAAACAGGGTAGTAATGAATAGTGCTTCTTTAAGAGTGTTGAGTCAATAATTTCTTCCAAATTTATTATTCCACAAAGAGAAGaccaaaatttcataaaatggcCACAACACCTATCGTCCATCACGTGACAATAGGTGATGGCGATGCAAAGGCCACTGTTTGAAAAAACCGTGACCTGCAAGGCCACAAGTGGTGACACGATCGTGTCATCACTCTTGTCATGTGTGGCCTTGTCCATTAATGTTGGAACCAAGTGATCCAAATCTTTGACACTTTTGGGGTCATTGCTTGAAATATGATCGAAATTCGAAGCCGACTCGATGATGGTGAAGGTGACGGTGTCTTCATTGGTACATTGAATGAAGGGCTTGTGGGGTGGTGGAGGACATAGGAGGTTCCCGGCTAGAGGGAAGAAACGTTGTAGAGTAAGAGACAGAGAGAGTTTGAGGGTTGGGagggtattttggtaaaaatggttGGTGGAAAAAGGGAAGTTATAGAAAAATTGGCGTCTAACGTAAATTGGACCTGTAAAAGGTAGGTCAAGGAATGTAAGGGGGAGGGATTTGATTTTTGGATCATCATTATCATGGTATGCTTTTGGAAGACCAACTTGTGTTTGTTCCACAAGCTTATGCTTGCTATGAtgattttccatttttcttttggTGCAACTTTGTTAGTTAAAATTGATAGGTGATGATGAGATAGCTATTATTGGAACATGTGGAAATTAGCAGAGAGGGTGTATGTACTTATATACTGGCTGATCATATCACTTTCCTGTTCAAAATTGAAGCTAAAAGTTTGTGGAAAGTACACGATTTGCCCCTAAATGGAGAAAAAACATAATGACTCCAAAGTGTTTCAATTGTCGTATGATGTAGCTAGTGTAGTGGATGACTTATTCAAAAATATATGGACTAGCTATTAACTTTTATTTAGAGATAGAGAAATAAGCattcatgtatttttttattagtttaaatatttatttaaaaaaatagtattatgaTATGACATCAAagttttttataattgaaaaatttagAATTCTATCATTGttgaaccaaaataaaaaaaa
This region of Arachis hypogaea cultivar Tifrunner chromosome 8, arahy.Tifrunner.gnm2.J5K5, whole genome shotgun sequence genomic DNA includes:
- the LOC112708398 gene encoding coumaroyl-CoA:anthocyanidin 3-O-glucoside-6''-O-coumaroyltransferase 1-like codes for the protein MENHHSKHKLVEQTQVGLPKAYHDNDDPKIKSLPLTFLDLPFTGPIYVRRQFFYNFPFSTNHFYQNTLPTLKLSLSLTLQRFFPLAGNLLCPPPPHKPFIQCTNEDTVTFTIIESASNFDHISSNDPKSVKDLDHLVPTLMDKATHDKSDDTIVSPLVALQVTVFSNSGLCIAITYCHVMDDRCCGHFMKFWSSLCGIINLEEIIDSTLLKKHYSLLPCFDREILKDPNELEAVLLKDYFNERTLWKDKLVAQSQNGESILEEDYVKTTIVFGREGIEAMKRFAMNKLKKSNGYKAPQYLSTFMVICGFVWSSLIKTTRHDDNNEGGEEEEEEEEHFHFPADCRNNNLLGYPIPITYFGNCITQCQTKLKRMELKGEDGFVNAVKVIEKGINDMKSSPFRGAENWKALFMKLFVLGNSAFHVMASHKLGVYETDFGFGRPKKVEMVHSSKAISLAESGHVEGGVEVGLVLKRVHYQRFVHVLKQGLQILMNN